From Streptomyces sp. SAI-135:
GCAACATTGCCAACCCGCGGCGCACGACGCTGGCGCACCTCGAGGACGCCGACGCACTGCAGACCCAGGAGCAGCCGGAGCACCCGCTCGACCTCCCCGCCCAGACCGCCAACCCCCGGCGCACGGTCCTGATGGAGATCCCGGCCTCCGCGGCCAAGTAACCGTAGCGCGCCCGGATCACCGCCCGTCGGGCAGGTGACCCGGGCGTATTGCGCGCGGCACCGACCCCTTACCGCGTTAGCCTGGAGCGTCAGACTCCAGCCGGCCGAGTAGAGGGGCGCCCAGATCCCGTGCGCATCGCCAGATTCTCCATCGACGGGAACGTCGCCTTCGGCGCGGTCGAGGGCGACAGGCCGGACGAGCTCGTCCTCGACATCATCAAGGGCATCCCGTTCGCGGACTTCGAGCTCTCCGGTACGAAGGTCCCGCTGAGCAAGGTCAGGCTGCTGCCGCCGGTGCTCCCCAACAAGGTCGTGGCGTACGGGCGCAACTACGCCGACCACGCGAAGGAACTCGGCAACGAGGTCCCGGACGCCCCGTTCGCCTTCTTCAAGCCCTCCACCTCGGTGATCGGGCACGGCGACGAGATCCAGTACCCCTCCTTCTCCGCGGACGTCCACCACGAGGCCGAACTGGCCGTCGTGATCGGCAGGATGTGCCGCGAGGTCCCGCGCGAGCGGGTCAAGGACGTGATCTTCGGCTACACCTGCGCCAACGACGTCACCGCCCGGGACGTCCAGAAGCGCGAGAAGCAGTGGGCGCGGGCCAAGGGCTTCGACACCTCCTGCCCGCTGGGCCCCTGGGTGGAGACCGGCCTGGCCCTGGAGACGGCCGCCGACCTGACGATCCAGCTCACCGTCAACGGCGAACAACGCCAGCTCGGCCGCACCAGCGAGATGATCCACTCCATCGAGGATCTGATCGTCAACATCTCCGAGGCCATGACGCTGCTCCCCGGCGACGTGATCCTCACGGGCACCCCGGCAGGCGTCGGGCCGCTCACCGTCGGCGACGAGGTCGCCGTCACCATCGAAGGCATCGGCACTCTCACCAACAAGGTTGTCAAGCGTGGCTAGCGCACCCGTCCGCGTACGTTTCTGTCCCTCGCCCACCGGTAACCCCCATGTGGGCCTGGTCCGCACCGCCCTGTTCAACTGGGCCTTCGCCCGGCACCACCAGGGCACCCTGGTCTTCCGCATCGAGGACACCGACGCGGCCCGCGACTCCGAGGAGTCGTACCAGCAGCTCCTCGACTCGATGCGCTGGCTGGGCTTCGACTGGGACGAGGGCCCCGAGGTCGGCGGCCCGCACGCGCCGTACCGCCAGTCGCAGCGCATGGACCTCTACAAGGACGTCGCCGCGAAGCTGCTGGACGCCGGCCACGCCTACCACTGCTACTGCTCCCAGGAGGAGCTGGACACCCGCCGCGAGGCCGCCCGCGCCGCCGGCAGGCCGTCCGGCTACGACGGCCACTGCCGCGACCTGAGCGCCGACCAGGTCGAGCAGTACAAGGCCCAGGGCCGTACGCCCATCGTCCGCTTCCGCATGCCCGACGAGACGATCACCTTCACGGACCTGGTCCGCGGCGAGCTGACCTTCACCCCGGAGAACGTGCCGGACTACGGGATCGTACGAGCCAACGGGGCGCCCCTCTACACGCTCGTGAACCCGGTCGACGACGCGCTGATGGAGATCACGCACGTCCTGCGCGGCGAGGACCTGCTCTCCTCCACCCCGCGCCAGATCGCCCTGTACAAGGCGCTGATCGAGCTGGGCGTCGCGAAGACCGTGCCCGCCTTCGGTCACCTGCCGTACGTGATGGGCGAGGGCAACAAGAAGCTCTCCAAGCGCGACCCGCAGGCCTCGCTCAACCTCTACCGCGAGCGCGGCTTCCTGCCCGAGGGCCTGCTCAACTACCTGTCCCTGCTCGGCTGGTCGCTCTCCGCGGACAAGGACATCTTCACCACCGACGAGCTGGTCGCGGCCTTCGACATCGCGGACGTGAACCCCAACCCGGCCCGCTTCGACCTGAAGAAGTGCGAGGCGATCAACGCCGACCACATCCGCCTGCTCGACGTGAAGGACTTCACGGAGCGCTGCGAGCCCTGGCTGAGGGCCCCCTTCGCGCCCTGGGCGCCGGAGGACTTCGACGAGACGAAGTGGCACGCGATCGCCCCGCACGCCCAGACCCGGCTGAAGGTCCTCTCCGAGATCACCGACAACGTCGACTTCCTGTTCCTGCCGGAGCCGGTCTTCGACGAGCCCTCCTGGACCAAGGCGATGAAGGAGGGCTCGGACGCCCTCCTGCGCACGGCCCGCGAGAAGCTGGAGTCGGCGGACTGGACCTCCCCGGAGTCCCTCAAGGAGGCAGTCCTGGCCGCCGGTGAGGCCCACGGCCTCAAGCTCGGCAAGGCCCAGGCCCCGGTCCGCGTCGCCGTCACCGGCCGCACGGTCGGTCTGCCCCTCTTCGAGTCCCTGGAGATCCTGGGCAAGGAGACGACGCTGGCGAGGATCGACGCGGCGCTGGCGAAGCTGGCCGCGTAGCGCCACACGCGCGTGGAGGGGCGGTGGCCGTGGCGGCCGCCGCCCCTCGGCGTTGTCAGTGGGGCGCACTAGGGTTCCGGCATCGAACTCAAGATCCGGAAGGGCCCCGTCATGCCGATGTCCCCTCGTGACTACACCTGGCTGTTCACGCCGGGCAGCACGTTCGCCTACGAGTCCGGGCAGACCGGTGTCATCGACGTGGCCGACGGCGGGATGCTCGACCTGCCCACCGGACGGGTCGTCGCCTGCGACCCCTTCGTCTACCTCGGGTCCGGGGACATCGAGCCGTTCACCGTCACCGTCGCCCCCGGCCGTTACCGCGTCGACGCGGCCGTCGCGACCCTCACCCGCCCCGGCGAGCCCCCGGCCGGGCACCCCCACCGGCGGGTGGCGGCGGCCCGCCTGGTGATCCGCGACGAGCCCACCGCGACCTGGGAGTTGGCCCTCCAGCCGGAACAGGACCCCGCCGAACTCAAGGGCGACGAGTTCTTCGGCTACGGCGTCGACGCCGGCACCGGATGCTTCTACGACGCCTCGGCCGAGGAGGCCTTCCCCGGGACCGAGGAGGAAGAGGGGCCGTTGTGGGACGCCTTCGAGAACAGCGACTGGTCGCAGGGACCCCACCTGGTCACCTCCGCCTCCACCGGCCACACCCTGGCCGCGTTCACCTCCGGCTGGGGCGACGGTTTCTACCCCACCTGGATCGGACGCACCGCCGCCGGCGAGGTCACCTGCTTCCTGACGGACTTCTTCGTGGCGCCCGACCCCACCTGAGGCGCCGCAATCGCCGGACGTGCCCGGGGCTGCCGGGTTACCGTCGGATCATGAGCATTCGGGCCGTGGTCTGGGACGTCGACGACACCCTCTTCGACTACACCACCGCGGACCGCGAGGGCATGCGGTCCCATCTCGCCGCCGAGGGGCTGCTCACCGGGGACGAGACCCCCGAGCAGGCCCTCCTGCGCTGGCGGGAGATCACCGACCGGCAGTGGGCGCGGTTCTCGGCGGGGGAGCTGTCCTTCGAGGAGCAGCGCCGCGAGCGCATCCGGGCGTTCCTGGGCACACCCCTGGGCGCCGCCGAGGCCGACGCCTGGTTCCGGCGGTACATGACGCACTACGAGGCCGCCTGGGCCCTCTTCCCGGACGTCGTGCCGG
This genomic window contains:
- a CDS encoding fumarylacetoacetate hydrolase family protein; this encodes MRIARFSIDGNVAFGAVEGDRPDELVLDIIKGIPFADFELSGTKVPLSKVRLLPPVLPNKVVAYGRNYADHAKELGNEVPDAPFAFFKPSTSVIGHGDEIQYPSFSADVHHEAELAVVIGRMCREVPRERVKDVIFGYTCANDVTARDVQKREKQWARAKGFDTSCPLGPWVETGLALETAADLTIQLTVNGEQRQLGRTSEMIHSIEDLIVNISEAMTLLPGDVILTGTPAGVGPLTVGDEVAVTIEGIGTLTNKVVKRG
- the gltX gene encoding glutamate--tRNA ligase translates to MSSVASAPVRVRFCPSPTGNPHVGLVRTALFNWAFARHHQGTLVFRIEDTDAARDSEESYQQLLDSMRWLGFDWDEGPEVGGPHAPYRQSQRMDLYKDVAAKLLDAGHAYHCYCSQEELDTRREAARAAGRPSGYDGHCRDLSADQVEQYKAQGRTPIVRFRMPDETITFTDLVRGELTFTPENVPDYGIVRANGAPLYTLVNPVDDALMEITHVLRGEDLLSSTPRQIALYKALIELGVAKTVPAFGHLPYVMGEGNKKLSKRDPQASLNLYRERGFLPEGLLNYLSLLGWSLSADKDIFTTDELVAAFDIADVNPNPARFDLKKCEAINADHIRLLDVKDFTERCEPWLRAPFAPWAPEDFDETKWHAIAPHAQTRLKVLSEITDNVDFLFLPEPVFDEPSWTKAMKEGSDALLRTAREKLESADWTSPESLKEAVLAAGEAHGLKLGKAQAPVRVAVTGRTVGLPLFESLEILGKETTLARIDAALAKLAA
- a CDS encoding DUF4241 domain-containing protein gives rise to the protein MPMSPRDYTWLFTPGSTFAYESGQTGVIDVADGGMLDLPTGRVVACDPFVYLGSGDIEPFTVTVAPGRYRVDAAVATLTRPGEPPAGHPHRRVAAARLVIRDEPTATWELALQPEQDPAELKGDEFFGYGVDAGTGCFYDASAEEAFPGTEEEEGPLWDAFENSDWSQGPHLVTSASTGHTLAAFTSGWGDGFYPTWIGRTAAGEVTCFLTDFFVAPDPT